The Muntiacus reevesi chromosome 7, mMunRee1.1, whole genome shotgun sequence genome includes a region encoding these proteins:
- the LOC136171867 gene encoding translationally-controlled tumor protein-like, with the protein MVSRTEGNIDDSLIGGDASAEGPEGEGTKSAVITGVNIVMNHHLQKTSLTKEASKKYIKDYMKSIKGKLEEQRPERVKPFMTGAAEQIKHILANFKNYQFFIGENTNPNGMVALLDYCEDGITPYMIFFKDGLEMEKC; encoded by the coding sequence ATGGTCAGTAGGACAGAGGGTAACATCGATGACTCGCTCATTGGTGGAGATGCCTCCGCTGAAGGCCCCGAGGGCGAAGGTACCAAAAGCGCAGTAATCACTGGTGTCAATATTGTCATGAACCATCACTTGCAGAAAACCAGCCTCACAAAAGAAGCCTCCAAGAAGTACATCAAAGATTACATGAAGTCAATCAAAGGGAAACTTGAAGAACAGAGACCAGAAAGAGTAAAACCTTTTATGACAGGGGCTGCAGAACAAATCAAGCACATCCTTGCTAATTTCAAAAACTATCAGTTCTTTATTGGTGAAAACACGAATCCAAATGGCATGGTTGCTCTGCTGGACTACTGTGAGGATGGTATAACCCCATATATGATTTTCTTTAAGGATGGTTTAGAGAtggaaaaatgttaa